In Vibrio sp. 10N, the following proteins share a genomic window:
- a CDS encoding alpha/beta fold hydrolase, whose product MSNLIIDGPEHGPLFLFAHGAGAGMEHDFMQDMAARLAAKGIRVVRFNFPYMVKRAEDGKKRPPDRAPKLLEAMTEVIEHVANGAPIVIGGKSMGGRMASLLSEHELVKSIACLGFPFHPPGKPENFKGDHLATMAKPCLILQGERDTFGKQEEFADFTLSDKVEVSFVPDGDHSFKPRKSSGFSEAQNRQLAADRLALFIKGINDMEEASA is encoded by the coding sequence ATGAGTAATCTTATTATTGATGGGCCAGAGCACGGTCCATTGTTTCTATTCGCTCATGGCGCTGGCGCGGGTATGGAGCATGACTTTATGCAGGATATGGCCGCTCGTTTAGCGGCGAAGGGTATTCGCGTTGTCAGGTTCAATTTCCCTTACATGGTGAAACGTGCGGAAGATGGTAAAAAGCGTCCGCCAGATCGCGCCCCAAAACTGCTTGAGGCGATGACAGAGGTAATAGAGCACGTTGCTAACGGCGCGCCTATTGTCATTGGTGGCAAATCAATGGGTGGGCGCATGGCGTCACTGCTCTCCGAGCACGAACTGGTGAAGTCGATTGCCTGCTTGGGCTTTCCATTTCACCCGCCGGGTAAACCAGAAAACTTCAAAGGTGACCACTTGGCGACGATGGCTAAGCCATGTCTTATCCTGCAAGGGGAGCGCGATACCTTTGGTAAGCAAGAAGAGTTTGCTGACTTTACCCTCTCAGATAAGGTCGAGGTGAGCTTTGTACCTGATGGCGACCACAGCTTTAAACCAAGAAAGTCATCTGGCTTTAGCGAAGCGCAAAACCGCCAATTAGCCGCCGATCGTTTAGCGCTGTTTATTAAAGGCATCAATGACATGGAAGAAGCCAGTGCGTAG